DNA from Ictalurus punctatus breed USDA103 chromosome 7, Coco_2.0, whole genome shotgun sequence:
gGTCATATTCTAAGGAAGTATGGCTTTCACTTGACTGAATTATTtggtcatttgggacacgtttTTATTGGTTTAGGCCTTTAATTTCTTCCTTAATGTGATGATTTAAACATTACTTATTATTACATTTCAATAacaggatttattattattattttttttttaaatgcatcattTACACTCACCGAGCACTATACTAACACTGGTAGGCTGGCTTTACtttcaaaacagcctcaattcttcatgacCTGGATTCCACAGGATGTTGGaaatattcctttgagattctggtccatgttgatatGATTGCATCACGTAATTCCTGTAGATGTTTCAGGTGCACGTTCATGCTGGGAATCTCCTGTTCCACTACATTCCAGAGTCCAAATTGcacaaagaaaacattccccacatcattataccacctccaccagcctggactgttgccACAAGGCAGGTTGAgttcatggattcatgctgttggtgacaaattctgaccctaccatctgtgaaCCTCAGCAGAAATTAAGATGAATCAGACCAGGTTACGTTTTTTCCAGCCTTTAACTGTCCGGTTATgttgagcctgtgcccactgcagcctcagctttctgttcttggctgacagaagtggaacttGACATGATCTTTTGCTGTTGgagcccatccgcctcaaggtttgcCGTGTTGTgcattccgagatgcttttctgctcaccacaattgtacaaagtggttatctgagttactgtagcctttccgTCAGCTCAATCCAGTCTGGCCACTCTcggttgacctctctcatcaacaaggtgtttccgtCAGCAGAAGTGCTGCTTACTCAAggttttctttattgcaccatactgagtaaactctagagtctggtgtgtgtgaaaatcccaggagataagcagttatataaatacacaaaaaagcCTGTccggcaccaacaatcatgccatggtcaaaatcactgagagcACAATTTTCTGATGATTAatatgaacattacctgaagctgctggaCCATATCTACAatatttttatgcatttcactgctgccacatgattgcctgATTAGACAGATGCATGAGAGGGTatgtgtgcaggtgttcctaataatatGTTTGATGAGTGTAGTTGTGGGGTTGCTTGATCTCTTGATCTTCATCTCTTCACTTTTACATGcttcactgttgttgtttttttttaaatgactatcATAATATTGCGTTATACTTAGTGTTAGAGTTCATATCTTATCAGCTTGTGATAACACTGAAGTAAACACCTTCATTTATTGGTGCATTGTGAgagggagagcaagagagaaagagagaaagaaagaaaaagagaaagagagaaagtaagaaagaaaggatgaaccaagaaatgaatgaatgacactAAAGtcagtatataaataaaccacTGGAGGAGCCTGCTGTGGAGCATCCAAGAATGTCTGGCACCTTTTCAAAACTACAGCAAGAACACAAGAGCATACATACTTTCAGGGTCAAGTGGTACTCCACGTCTCAGCCAGCccagaaaatacaaatacaccTCCTTGGAATACTGTATTAAAGTAGCAAGTGAATCTGTAATTAATTGGAGAGATTTCAAAAACTACAATTCCTTTCATACTGAAGTTTGATATTGAGATGTACCGTGTGTATatgtatcacacacacagcttatgTGCAAGATCTCGTACTGTGCTGTATATGTTAGTCACATGGGACACATATGTTAATAATGTCCATGGGGTAATGAAAATGAGTGATATGTATGCAGCGCAAATAAACCTGCAATAAACACTTTTTGCTTCCATGCTGTAGCAAACCACTTATGCTGCCTGAAACTGTGACCTATATTACTTTTTGATAAATACAACTTATACACAATAGtccaacacaacgaatgcttcaagtgattCAACTGATGATTCATGATAAATGATCAATTGCCTCATTTCCATCTTTTAATCTCGAACCCAAATGTCTTATagccaaaaacaaaagaactggccttgctgttccaatactttcagaggggactgtaagtATATTTTATAGTAAATAACCCCAATCTGAAATCAAATAGCCTAAAAACAAAGGTATTAACTATGCCATTCCTTGTCACTGGGGTTGGTACACCTCCTATAGCCTACTGCTAGTATGTATCTTTTTAAGTGTATGTAATGTAACGTAAGGTAATTACTGTTTAATTGTATACTTTTATATAAGACTTTTATAAAGTACACtgtaacaacaataacaacaacaacaacaacataccAGGTACAAAGGATACCACACCAGCAACAATGAAAAGTGGTTTTCCTTTGAATCCTTTCTGgttccaataaataaaaatgatcatatGTATATCCTCCTGAGACCCCGCCCATTGACTTGCGTCCTCTGTAGTAGACTTTGTGTTTTCAAGCATGTCCTTTCACTTTTTTGAGCTACTCTAGTAATTCCTGCTGTACTATACAGAGGACATCCTGGGCTTTCTAGTGATATGTCATGTTATAGGATGGGGTGCTAGGAGCAACTTCTTACACTGCATGCAATATGGCCTGCATAGGAACAAGCACATTTTatggaattatatatatatatatatatatatatatatatatatatatatatatatatatatatatatatatatatatatacatacactatgATTATCACTATATAGTATGATTATACTATGATTGTCAGGAATAATACATTTAGTTCTGAAAGCAGTTAAATTGTTTGTGTTTCAAAATATTACCATTTTTATGAAAGTGAATTATAGTGGAAACCAGGACCAAGTTAATGTACTTAATATCACTCTACAGCCATaatctgttcattttttattttctgtgttcGGCTGTcttttcaaactaaaatggTCCTGTGGTCCACTACAGTGGACACgctgtaaaatgaaaaaaataaaataaaatttaaaaagtctaaattgtagaatgtttatttaaaaacaaaacaaacaaacaaaaaaaaacctaaaatagaaatcaaacaaaacaaaaacattagatGACATTTCCCCCCCCTTGTTTTTTACTTGCGCCTCTCTTCGTTGGTTTACGGTAGTGGTGCTGATGCGGGATGAGTCAGGCTATGTGATGTCTCTGATACTGCTGCCATTTCATCAGCTCAATTTCCAAACATTTCTCTGGGTCCAAAGCGTGGACGGATCCAAACCCCCCGTAAAGGCGTCATGACTCCTTTGACTTCTTAATCTCTGGGATTCCTGCGAGAACTGttttgatctgtttgagcagattTAAAGAGACCCGCTGCGTTGGTGTGATAAATCTGTTTACTACACTACAGTAGCTTCCTGGTGTTCTCTGCTCTCTgatacacacagaaatacaggGTGTGTATGTGCTGCTTTGACTCGtgatgtgtgtgcgcgctttcTAGAAAGCCCACCATCCTGTCAGGACCATGGCATTTGTGTTTACTAAACTCTGATCAACCGGACCAGACGCCGTAAGTAACCTAACTAACCTAACGTGGGCTTGCATGTTTCTCCTTTGCTGTCCCCGCCCCCGATGTTCTTTAACATTATAGCTAAATAAACGCTTAAAAAGATCCGTTATGGTTAGATGATAAATATGATCTTATAAATGTGTAGATATGTAGGATCTTGTAAACTATTTTAGTCGAAAACAGTCCTGTTTCTAAGTTATTAGTCAGTGTTGTATCATATATTAaagtttcatatatatatatatatatctatctatatatatatatatatatatatatatatatatatatatatatatatatatctatatctatatatatatatatatcagagtTTAGAGTAAAGAATAATTGCAATCATGCTCATGTACACAGAGCTGAGCAGGGTCCTTTAGCCTAATAAAGCCCAAGAGTACTATAATCTCCGTGAATATATGTGATATAAACGTTAGACGCTAAATATAAAATCAGTGTCACTAATGGCTCATCCCATGGTGAGCATGCTGTTTATGTAGATCCAGCAGATAAGCTCTTCCCATGGCAACCGCCTCACTTCCGGTATGAGAGAGCAGGGCCGCGGCTGAGCATTGCTTGTTTCTGTACAGTGTTTGGACTGTGTGTCCGAACACACAGCAAAATATGCTCCTGCACTCACTTATGTTAACGCATGCAGTTTTGAATGAAACTTTACAGCCTCAACTTGGATTAGAAACACCAATTTGTGACTTGAGGCCCGAGTTTTTTGCTGTGTAAGAGCTGACCGTCCGAGGCCAGGTTACAGTCAGACAGCTACACATCAGCTTTCCATGAACATAAAAGCAGTATATTAAGAGCATATTTGTGATTGAGAAACGTCTAATAATTAGGGATGCACATGCTAGTTCCACCCTTTTTAAACAACGATAACAATAATGGAGCTCCGAACTTCTATTGGCAAGCAACGCAAATCACTTCAGGACCGGTTGTAAGACAGGTTTGGGTTAAGATATAATTTGCCATGTGTTGAGAgcaaaacatactgtatatatcagcGCATCGAATCAGAGAACATTTGAGCCAATTCTGTTCCAGCATTATGAACCGGACCCAGATCAGTAATAATACGAATACTACTAATAAGggacatttaaatgaaatgcttACAACTCTCAAGTAGTAACATCTCGAGCAGGCAAATACATTTCCGACAACAGAGGCTTCCTGGTCTGGTCCTGGACTTTCTCTGCACTATATATTATAATGTGGTCTTGACTAGTGGAACCGGCTGTGCAGGACCCCTTGGTAGAGGCCTGGACTGTGAAGTTTACACTTCCAAGAGATGGTAAGAGGGcccagacagacagatactgTATTTGTAAAGGGCCTAGAAATTTTGTGTTTTAGaacactagattttggggtaCAGCATAAAAATTCTTTAAACTGTTAGACTGGACTGAAGGCCTGATAAGAAAAGATGCAAAGGACTATTAAATAATCAGCTAATCTGGCCACACAAGCCTGTTTGGAGGATCAGGAAGAAGTCAGGGAGGTAATTTGATGTGCCTTTAGGCTATAGCATATTCACCATATGTGTGCGCAAATAAACTCTATACCCACTTGATCTCCACAGATAGACATGGAGACAATATGGCTTTACCAGTTTCGGCTGATCGTCATCGGTGACTCCACGGTTGGTAAATCATGTTTGATCAGGCGCTTCACAGAGGGGCGGTTTGCACAAGTGTCTGACCCTACAGTCGGTGTGGATTTCTTCTCTCGCCTGGTTGAGATCGAGCCAGGAAAACGCATAAAGCTCCAGATATGGGATACGGCTGGTCAAGAGCGCTTCAGGTATTGTAGGAACCAATGGATATTTACTGACTGTATtcaaaaggatttttaaaaaaaaaaaaaaaagcacttgaaaatgcacatactgtatacatttaGGGCTTTTTCATTATACATGGATGAAATCTTCAATTGCACAATGACTTGGAACCTTCAGTGCGCAGCTCATCAGGCTAAACTTACAGCTATCTTTATCCCAAAGGTTGTTGTCCCCTTGGCAACCACACCGAGGCATCTCTCCTCTGATGGTCGAATGTCTGTACACTCCTTCAGTGGTGACAAATCTGTACTTACGTCAATGAGAGATATTTCGGATCAGTGTGATTCACTGAGGCACATGTTCCTTCCTCAATCTGTAGGCGCCTACACAAAACTCTTTTTGCTGCTCAGTAATGTCATTTTAATGACCTTTATTTTAATGATGAAACTCTTTAAATCTCTTTATACGTCTTTTTTCAACAGCTCCAATTCAGTGCTTCAATATAACCTCTTACTTTCTATTACACTTTTCAGTCTTAACCATGCCAAAGTCATTTAGGATACGTAAAGGAATGTTTGAACAAATTGACACTCAGCATGACAGCGTTTTAGCATTTTAGATATCGAAATGTTCTCTCAGAGCAGAACTGGTCATGAATGGTTTAGTCGGgtgaacacatttaaaaatggtcAATAAAATGTATGCACTGAGATACACAGTGTAGCTGTCCATTTTTATAACGGTCACACTGTGTTCTAAAATACATCAGCAAGCCATCCAGGTTTAGGCAGATATTTACAGTTGTGTATTTATGGAAATTATTTTGTAGGACATATATTTCAATGACACATTAGTGAAGTTTGTCTTGGAGCTCCAGTGCAATACTAGTGAAGTAAGCGTCGGggaccaaacatgtcttggctgattaaCTATTTTGGGTACACGATTTTGTAAATGAGACTGTTTTTCTGAACCATAGCTTTAAAATCATAGTGCTGCACTTGTATCTGTTTTTGCCCATCAGTTAGAACGATCACGGTCCCATTCTTAGCACAGAGCCGATCCTAGTTCACTATTCTCAAACCTTTGATTGAGGAGTTTTAACCTCACACAGTGCGCACTGCACACATGTTTTCCTCAAACTCACTCACAACTGTTCCTGCTCCCCACAGGTCCATTACAAGAGCGTACTACCGTAACTCAGTGGGAGGCCTCCTTCTGTTCGATATCACAAACCGCCGCTCGTTTCAGAATGTCCGCGAGTGGCTGGAGGAGGCGCGCAGCCACGTGCAACCACACACCATCGTCTTCCTGCTGGTGGGCCACAAGTGCGATCTGGAGGTACAGCGTCAGGTCTCCCGGTATGAGGCTGAGAAGCTGGCGGCTGTTTACGGCATGCGCTATGTAGAGACTTCAGCGTGCGATGCCATCAACGTCGAGAGGGCGTTCACCGAGCTGACGCGCGACATCTTTGAGTTGGTCAAGCATGGAGACATCACCATTCAGGAAGACTGGGAGGGTGTGCGGAGCGGCTTCGTGCCCAACGTGGTGCACTCATCCGAGGAGGTAACGAAGAATGAGCGCCGGTGCTTCTGCTGAGCCATCTGGAACCCTAGCATTCAGACTCAAACCAGAGATCTCTCAGAATAGAAGGGCAAACTTCAATCATCACTTATGACATTACTCTTTCCCTGCTTGCTGAATGGTCCCGAGCCTCCACCCTCCGGTTCTCCACTAGTTACTGCTCCTTACGGCTAACCATTTACAAGACCAACAAGACGATGAAGTCCTTCAGACccttctaaataaataaataaccaaaacaATCAGAACCTTAGTCCTGCACCTTATACATCTGCCAATCACTTGAAAGCCATGACATGTTTCCCTTGAGGGTAAACAGCCTTTAGAGACTGGGTCTTCTGTAGACACGCACAGACATTTCCATGATAGAATAGCCAAAAGCAAGGACTTTTAAATGAACTACTGAGCTCAGAACGCTGAAATGCTGCTTGATGAAAAAAACAAGACTGGACTACATATTCTTTGGTTGATGTGTATACATGACATATCAAaggtaaaataaaagaaataaggaACTGGTGTGTCACAATATAGCAGATAACACAGAAACCAGGTCTGAATATTAAGGTGACAAATCAATACTCATATCAACAAAGTcctgctgaatttttttttttttttttttttagacacatTGGACTTGTTTGAGCAATACCCGTTGCTTAACGTATAGCATTTAAGATGACTCATTGTGCTTTTGTTAACTTACCAAAGGGATTTATGTAAGcttgtaaataaaaagaaagaggaacGTGGAAATGAGGTGCACTATGACAAATAGCATTACACATCACGaaaaaggaaatattttttaaaaccgtAACCTTTACGTGCTTTACACGTTATATCGTAAATTTCCACATTATATGAGCAATTGGATTGCACtgttatttttacaaaaaccCTTTTCAACCCCATTATTCCAACTACACTAACAAGCTTCTTCCCTCTTCCAAGTTCAAACAGACATTTCTCACCATCCCAATAACTTCATCATAAACTGCTCTAGCAAGCACATCTAATCCGACCAGACAGTAGTACACACTGCTGCTTTGAATGAAGTCTGTTACTCTTAAAGGTTACACAATATAGTATTGCATGGTAATAATGATCACAATATTTTCCTCTACAATAGGACAGCTGAAAGGACAGCAACGGTTGCGTTTTGTTTAGTGATGTATCCATATCGTGCAGCTTTAGCCATAGCGCTGGATTCAATCCAATCAATTAAATCCTTGCAGCACTGCCGCACATTTTGAACTGGGCTTCAGTTTCAGTTTGTTGTCCAGTGCAAGTGAATCTGAGCTCATGAAGACTGGAATATAAATGATCAGTGTACTAACAAACAGTTGTAAAACACTCTGTACCTCTTTATCAGAACCTGATGTACTACAGATTAAAATACTACGACAAAGAATGGAGCCTTCTCTTTTTTAATGGAATAATTAGGTCTTGTGTTGAAACCTTTTTGTGTACCAGTGTTACATAATATGactttttacagaaatattattTCAGAGGTCCAAGCATGTAGTGCTTAAATTAAATCTATTGGTCCCCCCCTATTGATTTTCCTTCCTTAAAATGCATCAATTAGCCTCAATAgcattgaaatatattttttttggtccCCAACTCAAACAGCATGCCTCAAAGACAAATATCTTGTCGATACGTGCATTAACAGACATTGGAATCTGAACTCAGTGAAGCTGACAAACACCAGTTGTTTAGATGTATGTAAATACATGGCATATACCGCTGTATCTCAtgaattgacattttgtaggcAGTTTTTTCAGCTGTCATGCCTCCAACATGGTTGGTATAATAGCTTCAAAACATTGCAGGTAACTGGACACTGTTGAGCACGACTCATGATTTTAGGATTAAAACTGTATAACTTTTTAAATAGGTTCGATTTCTTCTTTCATCTGATTCTGTGGACAAACCTATAAAGAGTTTATATTCAAATTGTACTTTCTTCCATACCACAGTCTTAGGTTTGTTCCCCAATCCTTTCAAAATTGGTGTTAAGTATTACATTTCAGAACCCTGAGCGTTTTAAGAACACATTAAAGGTTAGTCCACCATACACCATAAAGTCTGCTACTTATCCGGCACTCATTCAGTGCAACATATTGAAGCATGCAAACTTGGGTGAACAACTAAATAAAAGGCACCATGGCAATAGTTTGAAATTCGGATGTAAAGTAGTACTTTGAAAGCAACGAACGATGCTTGCTGATATTAGGATTATTGTTCATGTTGCACTCTAAAAAACATGCTGCGTATATTATACAGAAGGACaaatattaaatcattaaaacaagACACCATTtccaaacagccaatcatgtggcagcagcacaatgcataaagtcatgcagTATCAGGTTTCACTACTGTCTGCCAAGCACAGAAATCAGAGGCTAGAGGGAGGACAGACTCATGAAACTGGACAGTAAAAGATTAGGCAACATCTTTCCAGTCCTCAGCTGGCCAGTTTTGGTGCATCGCTGCCCAGTGTAACCTCAGATTACTGTTCTTCACTGACATGGTGGAACTGGAAGTCATCTGCTGTTGTCCTCCacccacctcaaggttcaaagTGTTTGTACTGAGGTCAGTATTCCCACCTGCAGACCTGCTTCTCACAtggaagttttttgttgttctcaacattttgtgtaaattctccagactgttgtgtgagaaaatcagttataatttttttttaaagtggcccATCTGCCACccacaaccatgccatggtcagaGTAACTGAGATCACATCCTCCCATCCCTCTGATGTTGAACTGAAGCTGCATGTTTTTATGCATTGTTCTGCCACATAATTGCTTGAATAGATATTTgcttgaatgagcaggtgtacaggcaTCTtaaataaagtggtcagtgagtgtaGTCATTTTCAGTAAGTGCTGTATCCTGGTAATGCTTATGGTGAATTCagagcctattccaggaacaACCCATTGCAGATCATGAGTGTGTgcagacacgcacacaaacccataggggcaatttagagtcatcAATCCATCTACTAACATGCTTTTGGACAGAGGGAGGAATCTACAGACCCTGGGGTGGGAggaaaaggggaagaaaaaaaaaacacagaccaCTGTATTCGCTTTATGTCTTTCCCTAAAGCTTCATTGTGAGGTGCTCATTCAGTTTTAATGGATacaatttaacaaataaatacagttgAAAACGAAGTAAAAAGGGAGAGGAAAACGCACAGGTTTCAGCAGAGGTAAGAGCTGTGGAGTCgagaagaaggaaagagacAGGAGCAAGTGGAAGGAGTCAGGACAGATGGGAAGGTTAACCAGTCAACACGTTTCCCCTGGAAGGGTTTATTAAACACACTTTTCCCCCTTTAGAGCAATCCACCCCTTTTATCCAGCATCTCCTCACTCAGACTTTTTCAAAAGCAGTACCCCCCCCAATTAAGAGAAAACAGCTGAACTCAGCGTCAGGAACACCAGACTTGTCAGTaagcataaaataaatgaaaaagaggAACAACCAGGTACAATAAAGCAAACAACTACTGataatgggggggaaaaaagtaaagaCAACTGACATTATGACTTCTGtttcatttccatttcctttTTACTTGAAAAAATACTTTGAAAGTAACAAAAATCAATAGATAACAGTGTGAAGGAAAACTGACTGGGGTGTTTCACTGACAGGGAAGTGTTACATCTCCTCTAAGACCTCTCAGCTGATTTAAGAAGGTTGTCTTTGCTCCTCCTCTTGACATCCCAGTTGTACACACGTGCCATATCTGAAAAAATATGTTAAGGCCTATATTTGTTCAGAAAATGTTACACTGAGAATTCTAGATACTGAAAGACTGGGTGGTTTCCTTCCTCAAAATCCTAATTCACATAACTTTTAAAAAGTACTGGTAAAATAGACAGAGGTACAAAAAAAGGATAATCAAATTTAagctactttttatttattaaaaaaaaatcttttaaataaagttgAAAATTTTTCCTTACTGCATTTCGGACAAAAAACATTCAATGCCTCAAACCATGCATGCCAAAACTCTTCTTATATTCACATGCgagaaacaataaaatgttttctctACTAAAGGGAAAGTAGGTGCATAGCACACTTACCAAGTATGAGGAGAACAAAGTCAAACATAAGTAGCACCATTTTTGgtattctaatattttgtttGTGAGCAAATAACTCTGGGTGTAAGCTGAATATGTTTGGGTGTAGACGTGTTTTTGCATGAGTGCAAGGAAACCTGCACAAGAGGAGAATAAAATGATCTTAGCTTTCAACACAAACAATAACTGCATACACACAGTATTTCCCATCCAACTATTGAATGTTCAAATTCCGAAAAAAGCTGATAATTCATAGTTTAGCCATTGCATCCCTCTCATAGCTCATGGAGAGTAGAGATGATGTTCTGTTGAAAACCCAGAATGACATCATGGAAGGGTTCTCCTTTGTCTGCAAGTGTAATAGCTAACATTAATTGAAACCGAATAACCAGATTAGGTCAGCGCAGACAAGCTGACTCTGTAAAATGCAAACCGATGAAAGCCAGAGCGATCCCTGAGAACACATGAAACCTGACTGGGATCAGACATGAAGATCTCTATCAGTTACAGTCTCACTGATGCTATTAAACCTGACCGATCGGTACAAGACATACTGAAGCTATGCGAGTTCTTCAGAGGGTCTCGGCTGAATCCACGCTGCTGTTTTAGATTCAGAACCCACTCTAATACTCAGTGTGAAAATGCCAATGCTGAGCTCCTGCATGGTCTAGATTCAAGTTCAGCTCTATTCAGTACTTGAAACAAAAAGAGTTTCATTAATGCAGAAGTATTAACGATAACTACATACAGCAACCAAAAATAAGAATGACATCACTGGAATCGTAAAAAGGTCAAAAAGTGCAACCTGCCAGGAAATGCAGCTCTGTAAGGATACTGACTTCAGTGGTTGTGAATTGGTCTCGGAGGAAGTCCAGGTCCTCCTCCAGAGACTCCAGGTTTCGAGAGGCCGTGCCGAGATTCTTCTCCAGCAGTGTCTGAGCTTCATCTATGTCATACTCCAACATTACATTGGCCTGTTTCAGGAAGAGATCACCAATGAAGAACCGTGATGACCAGCTACCACTATCACTTGTTTTAAATGCTATTAAGAGCTCAGAGAAATACTGAAAAACATGATGTTAAGTGATTAACTCACACTGGATGGCTGATTCTGATTATATGGTATATTATAAAGTCATATTTTCTCTTTAACATAGACATTTAGTTTGCACAAAACCAAAAATTTAGGGAaggttataaatatataagataagaatttaaatgtgtgaaatagtGCTTTCTGTGCCACGTGTTGCACGTCACCATCTTATCCCACTCAGCTAGTTCAGACCAGAAAACAGAATGAAGTTAGAGTTGAACATGGACCACCATATTCAACTCCAGCTTCATTCTCTGTTTTCTAGAACAGGAAACATTGAAGCTGGGAATGTAATTCGTAGCCTGTGTCTGGCCGTTAACTGAAGTGTGGCTTGACATGTtccttgttgtgttttattagcatttaacTGCACTAATAAACTAGTCTAAAATAGTCTAAAATGTCCTGCTGTTTTTGCTTTAACTACAGGAAAGATAACTAGTCCACTACTTGGGTAATGTCATGAAATCTGAAATTAAGAACTCAGAATTTAGATTTGTAGAAgcattttaacagaaaaaaaatcaagatgtCTAAATCTACACATTTAATGctcttttttaattcagttaaatttCATGTCTTCATTTTTCCAAGGTGAGAGACTAAAAAGCTGTTCATATAAAATAGCAGAAGAGTTTGCTATTTACATATTATGCTAAGAAgcagaacatccatccatctacacacacatatatacatacatatatgtgtatatatacacacacacacacagtacaccactcacatttttgtaaatatttgattataacttttaatgtgacaaccctgaagaaatgacactttgctacaatgtaaagtagtgagtgtacagcttgtgtaacagtgcaaat
Protein-coding regions in this window:
- the rab39bb gene encoding ras-related protein Rab-39B, translating into METIWLYQFRLIVIGDSTVGKSCLIRRFTEGRFAQVSDPTVGVDFFSRLVEIEPGKRIKLQIWDTAGQERFRSITRAYYRNSVGGLLLFDITNRRSFQNVREWLEEARSHVQPHTIVFLLVGHKCDLEVQRQVSRYEAEKLAAVYGMRYVETSACDAINVERAFTELTRDIFELVKHGDITIQEDWEGVRSGFVPNVVHSSEEVTKNERRCFC